The Amblyomma americanum isolate KBUSLIRL-KWMA chromosome 6, ASM5285725v1, whole genome shotgun sequence genome has a window encoding:
- the LOC144136408 gene encoding selenoprotein S-like → MVSIDSSFDDSANSYTEQSDADPSFAGTVLNFISTNGWFVTFGLIGLYVLYTKLGSYLPSWRTSTPQQQQNYGAAEADEFVKRQEAMERARRRMQEVQDALAEKQKEKMAQLEEQKRQEKIDNWEQFQQGRGLGSKLRNVGAEESGAESNKLSRRPKGNRDDGERLRGSDYNPLMGSSGSSSYRPERRCVNQGG, encoded by the exons ATGGTGTCTATCGACAGCTCGTTCGACGACAGTGCGAACTCCTACACTGAGCAGAGCGACGCAGATCCTAGCTTCGCTGGCACAG tTCTCAATTTCATCTCTACAAATGGATGGTTTGTCACCTTTGGGCTCATAGGCTTGTACGTACTGTACACAAAGCTGGGCTCATATCTGCCATCATGGAGGACAAGCACACCACAACAGCAGCAAAACTATG GAGCTGCAGAAGCAGACGAATTTGTAAAACGGCAGGAAGCCATGGAACGGGCACGCCGAAGGATGCAAGAAGTTCAAGACGCACTGgctgaaaaacagaaggaaaagatgGCACAG CTTGAAGAGCAGAAGCGACAAGAGAAGATTGACAACTGGGAGCAGTTTCAGCAGGGCCGTGGCTTAGGCTCCAAGCTGCGCAACGTAGGTGCCGAAGAGAGCGGTGCCGAGTCAAACAAACTCTCGCGGAGACCCAAGGGGAATCGGGACGATGGCGAACGCTTGCGCGGCTCAGATTATAACCCACTCATGGGTTCCTCAGGGAGCTCCTCCTACCGGCCGGAAAGGAGATGTGTCAACCAGGGCGGATGA